Proteins encoded in a region of the Gopherus flavomarginatus isolate rGopFla2 chromosome 19, rGopFla2.mat.asm, whole genome shotgun sequence genome:
- the TP53I13 gene encoding tumor protein p53-inducible protein 13 isoform X2, protein MHPPQPPGLAHPAGPVHPDPPQQPHAGVEEAAWAASALTFLLVVLTLAVLYTRLHRKFHKNQSLYWAPSDAGQEPLAAILKRWLLLAHGRHKKRQRPQQRRLLLQGPSSESSD, encoded by the exons ATGCACCCACCCCAGCCTCCAGGCCTGGCTCATCCTGCTGGTCCAGTACATCCTGACCCTCCACAGCAGCCTcatgcaggagtgg AGGAAGCGGCCTGGGCCGCCAGCGCCCTGACCTTCCTGCTGGTGGTGCTGACACTCGCCGTCCTGTACACCCGTCTCCACCGCAAGTTCCACAAGAACCAGAGCCTGTACTGGGCCCCGAGCGACGCGGGGCAGGAGCCCCTGGCCG CAATTCTCAAGAGGTGGCTCCTGTTGGCCCATGGCAGGCACAAGAAGCGGCAGCGGCCCCAGCAGAGAAGgctgctgctccaggggccctcgaGCGAGAGCTCCGACTAG
- the TP53I13 gene encoding tumor protein p53-inducible protein 13 isoform X1, with protein MLPSTDALPQASAARGGVSGPGALSPATLQHTPQLQEGPGHLGCSCSNAQGGAVPEGQAPQAYVPTPRTEEAAWAASALTFLLVVLTLAVLYTRLHRKFHKNQSLYWAPSDAGQEPLAAILKRWLLLAHGRHKKRQRPQQRRLLLQGPSSESSD; from the exons atgctgccaTCAACAGACGCTCTGCCGCAGGCCAGTGCAGCTCGGGGGGGTGTCAGTGGGCCTGGGGCTCTGTCCCCCGCAACACTCCAGCACACGCCCCAACTGCAGGAGGGCCCTGGGCACCTGGGATGCTCGTGTTCCAACGCCCAGGGGGGAGCCGTGCCCGAGGGGCAGGCCCCACAGGCTTACGTGCCCACGCCCCGCACAGAGGAAGCGGCCTGGGCCGCCAGCGCCCTGACCTTCCTGCTGGTGGTGCTGACACTCGCCGTCCTGTACACCCGTCTCCACCGCAAGTTCCACAAGAACCAGAGCCTGTACTGGGCCCCGAGCGACGCGGGGCAGGAGCCCCTGGCCG CAATTCTCAAGAGGTGGCTCCTGTTGGCCCATGGCAGGCACAAGAAGCGGCAGCGGCCCCAGCAGAGAAGgctgctgctccaggggccctcgaGCGAGAGCTCCGACTAG
- the ABHD15 gene encoding protein ABHD15, protein PIGALALKQIHYLLSNEGGRCGAQAGGSGRHFFPSWARHLMLALGSLAAWVLALALLCLLATELWGPGGGSLLPSREPGGAGEEEDGDNVIGEEGPGAGHCRLICKSSALAQSLLRSLRRGTALQSGRWLWRTWPKLQTTFQLLFPPAHQPELARELLQLADGGLVALDWVMGPRGTSKRSRATTAFGTPPVLLVLPNASGKVTRGILHLCLLALEQGYKPVIFNRRGHNGSPLTSLKLQAFGDPGDLKEAVTYIRVRQPGSSLCAVSEGSGSGLLLSYLGECGSSSYLAAAACISPVFRCQEWLETGCPWLYEWSLLLHQKRGLSRYATALAEVVETGRLFRSRSLREFEETLFCQTKRHPVTWDAYWDRNDPLREVDEAAVPVLCICSADDPVRGPPANTLPMELFHSSPYFFLLLTPHGGHCGFLREGPCSWSHEVTLEYFTTVAEFFRTEERLKGLQRYRKGVLQKREASSAACHLQEIFSWQRSYTR, encoded by the exons CCAATCGGCGCACTCGCCCTCAAACAAATCCATTATTTGCTAAGTAACGAGGGGGGCCGATGTGGAGCCCAGGCAGGGGGCTCCGGGAGACACTTCTTCCCCAGCTGGGCGAGGCACCTCATGCTGGCACTAGGGAGCCTTGCGGCCTGGGTCTTGGCTTTAGCCCTCCTCTGCCTCCTAGCCACGGAGCTCTGGGGGCCAGGCGGGGGCAGCTTGCTCCCTAGCCgggagccagggggtgcaggCGAGGAAGAAGATGGGGACAATGTCATTGGGGaggaggggcctggggcagggcactgcaggctcatcTGCAAATCCTCCGCCCTGGCCCAGAGCCTGCTGAGGAGCCTGCGACGGGGCACTGCCCTGCAGAGCGGGCGCTGGCTGTGGAGGACCTGGCCTAAGCTACAGACCACTTTCCAGCTTCTCTTCCCCCCTGCCCACCAGCCAGAGCTGGCCCGGGAGCTCCTGCAGCTGGCCGACGGGGGTCTGGTTGCCCTGGACTGGGTCATGGGGCCCCGTGGCACCAGCAAGAGGAGTAGAGCAACCACTGCCTTTGGCACCCCCCCGGTGCTGCTTGTCCTCCCCAATGCCTCCGGGAAGGTCACCAGGGGCATCCTGCACCTCTGCCtgctggccctggagcagggctaCAAGCCCGTCATCTTCAACCGAAGGGGACACAACGGCAGCCCGCTCACCAGCCTGAAGCTGCAGGCCTTCGGGGACCCAGGCGACCTCAAGGAGGCAGTGACATATATCCGCGTGCGGCAGCCAGGTTCCTCGCTCTGCGCCGTGAGCGAGGGCTCAGGCTCAGGCCTGCTCCTCTCCTACCTGGGAGAGTGTGGCTCCTCCAGCTACCTGGCTGCAGCGGCTTGCATCTCGCCCGTGTTCAGGTGCCAGGAGTGGCTGGAGACCGGGTGCCCCTGGCTGTATGAGTGGAGTCTGCTCCTGCACCAGAAACGAGGCCTCAGCAG GTATGCCACCGCGCTGGCAGAGGTTGTGGAGACAGGCAGGCTGTTCAGGAGCCGCTCGCTCCGGGAATTCGAGGAAACCCTCTTCTGCCAGACCAAGAGGCATCCTGTCACCTGGGACGCTTACTGGGATCGCAACGACCCCCTCCGGGAGGTGGATGAGGCAGCCGTCCCGGTCCTGTGCATCTGCAGCGCCGACGACCCTGTCCGAGGACCTCCGGCCAACACCCTCCCCATGGAGCTCTTCCACAGCAGCCCCTATTTCTTCTTGCTGCTGACACCACACGGAGGGCACTGCGGCTTCCTGAGGGAGGGGCCCTGCTCCTGGAGCCACGAGGTGACGCTGGAGTACTTCACAACCGTGGCGGAGTTCTTTCGCAcggaggagaggctgaaggggcTGCAGCGGTACAGGAAGGGCGTCCTGCAGAAGAGAGAggcttcctctgctgcctgccacCTCCAGGAGATCTTCAGCTGGCAGAGGTCCTACACCAGGTAG